A single Numenius arquata chromosome 1, bNumArq3.hap1.1, whole genome shotgun sequence DNA region contains:
- the TMSB4X gene encoding thymosin beta-4, which produces MSDKPDMAEIEKFDKSKLKKTETQEKNPLPSKETIEQEKQAGES; this is translated from the exons ATGTCCGACAAACCAGACATGGCTGAGATCGAGAAATTTGACAAGTCCAAATTGAAGAAGACAGAGACGCAAGAGAAAAACCCGCTGCCTTCAAAAGAAA caATTGAACAGGAGAAGCAAGCGGGTGAATCGTAA